In a single window of the Bradyrhizobium erythrophlei genome:
- a CDS encoding carboxymuconolactone decarboxylase family protein, with protein sequence MLDWNEYRKQLATGVKEIGQLSPDTLKGYIGLSSAGQKTDLLGAKVRELIALAVAVTARCDGCITVHTEAAIRRGATREEIAEALGVAITVNAGAALVYSARVMDAVKEYPREPSPHE encoded by the coding sequence ATGCTCGATTGGAATGAATATCGCAAACAGCTGGCGACCGGGGTGAAAGAGATCGGTCAGCTCAGCCCCGACACCCTCAAGGGATATATCGGGCTCAGCTCGGCGGGCCAGAAGACGGACTTGCTCGGAGCGAAAGTCCGCGAGCTTATTGCCCTTGCGGTCGCTGTCACGGCGCGCTGTGACGGCTGCATCACGGTCCATACCGAAGCCGCCATTCGTCGCGGCGCAACCAGGGAGGAGATTGCGGAAGCGCTGGGTGTCGCAATCACGGTAAATGCGGGGGCGGCGCTGGTCTACTCGGCACGCGTGATGGACGCGGTCAAGGAATATCCGCGCGAACCTTCACCGCATGAATGA